From the genome of Gemmatimonadota bacterium:
GCTGACGATCGTCAGTGACGGCGTCGATACGGATATCCCTTCCAGCCTGGTCTTCGATGCAGCTGCATTTGCATCGCACGCTTCCTCCATGGCCTTGAGGGCCACCCCGCGCGCCAGTGCGATTCGGAGTCCCTGGTCGAGCGTGAACGCCCCGGCAGCCTGTGCGGCGGCGATTTCCCCGCCATTGCGGCCGCAGACTGCCGAGGGCCGAACATCCAGGCTGGACCACAGGGCGGTGATCGCACACTGAAGCGCATAGGCCGCCGGATCCGTCCAGTCCGGATCGTCGATCGGAGGCGCAGTACCTTCCCCGTCGAAAAGGGGATCGAGCAGGGAGGTCCCCGTTTCACCGCGGAACAGCGCTTCGCAGTGATCAAGGACGCCTTGCACCACGGGTTCCGAATCGTACAGGCGCTTGCCGAATTCCCGCCATCCGTCGTCCCATCCATCATATACGAACGCCACCTTCGGCGTGGCCGCGGTCACGTTGGTCCCGTTCGACTCGACGGCATCTGAACGGGCTTCATTCGACGCGATGGCCTCCAGTCCTTCGCGAAGCGTTGCGACATTGCGGAACATTACGCTGTTCCGGCAATTGAAATGGCTTCTTCCCATGCTCGCGGTCCAGGCCAGGTCCGCCAGGAACTCCTCTTCCGATTCCTCGCCCGAACCGGCTGGGAGATTCCGATCCAGCAAGGACAGGTAACTGCCGGCGAGTTCCCTGAGCGCCGTCGGGTTCTTGCCCGACAGCGGCAGGAGGCGGCTCGTACGCGACCCTGGACGCGCGCTGTCCCGTTGCGGTTCCGGGACGCCCGGAGAAAGTCTCACTGCGACGGTCTGTCGTGTTCCGGCCGTTTCGATCTCCGTTTCCGACGATTGCGCGCCGTCGTCGCGCGCCCCATAACCTTCGACCACCACGTGGGCGTTCGCCCCGGATATGCCAAAAGCGCTGACCGCCGCGCGATGCGGCCGTTCGGGATGAGCCGGCCAGGTTACCGCTTCCGAGGCCACCCGTACGGGAAGGCGATCCCAATCCACGTTCGGGTTCGGACTTTCGAAATGCAGTTGTTTCGGGATGCGCTCATGGCGAATCGCCATGACCACCTTGATCAGTCCTGCGAGGCCGGCAGCAGACTCGAGATGGCCGATATTGGTCTTCACCGACCCGACCAGAAGCGGCCGGTTCGGCGCACGTCCCCTGCCGTAAACCGCGGCGGCCGCCTGCACCTCGATCGGGTCGCCCAGCGCCGAACCGGCGCCGTGAGCTTCCAGGTAATCCACTTCCGCGGGATCGAAGTCCGTCTGCGCCAGCGCGTCCTGGATCACGCGTTCCTGCGCGGGACCGTTGGGTACCGTGGGACCCGCGGTCGCGCCGTTCTGATTGGTCGCGGAACCCCGGATTACGCCCCAGATGCGGTCACCGTCCGCCTGCGCTTCACTCAGTCGTTTCAACACAACCACGCCGCAGCCTTCGCCGCGCACGAAACCGTCCGCCCTGGCGTCGAAGGCGTAGCAGCGGCCTTGATTGGAAAGCATGCCCAGGTAGGCCATTTCCGACGTGATATCGGGGGACAGCACCGTATTCACGCCACCGGCGAGGGCCAGGTCCACTTCTCCGAGACGGAGGCTGGCCACGGCCTGGTGTACGGCGAACAGCGCAGAGGCGCAATTCAGCTCCAGGGGTACCGATGGACCTTCCAGGCCCAACAGGAAGGATATCCGGCTTACGGCCAGGCTCCGGGCGGTACCCAGGTAATTGACCCCGCCTCCCCGGCTCTGCATCAAATCGCGGTACTCGCTGGAAGCGATCCCGGTATATACTCCCGTACGCGAACCCCGAAGCCCGTCAGGGTTAACTCCCGCGTCTTCGATCGCGTGCCAGCTCGTCTCCAGCAGGAGGCGTTGCTGGGGATCCATGCTGCGCGCCTCCAGTGGCGATACCCGGAAGAATCTCGCGTCGAAACGGTCGATGCCTTCTATGAATCCCGCGCGGCGCCAACCTTCGCCGCCTGAGTCCGGTCCTCCCTGGCTCGGCCCTCCCTGGCTCGGCCCTCCCTGGTCCGGCCCTACCTGGTCCGGCCCTACCTGGCCCGTCCTTCCCGGCGATCCACTCTCCGATCCGGTGTCGGGTCGTACATCCGCGACGGCATCCGTACCCTTTTCCAGCAAGTTCCAGAAGGCATTCAAGTCCGGTGCGCCGGGGAAACGGCACGCCATGCCGATGATGGCAATGCCTTCGTTGTCGGTCCGAGCCACGGTACCAACTGCGGGCCCGGTGGGCGCTGCTGGGGCGGCAGAGATACCGCTCTCGGTCCCGGTGGGCGCCTCCGGGGCGGCAGAGGCATCGCTCTCCTGTCCGGTGGGCGTCTCCGGCGCGGCGATAGCAAAGCGGCCGGAACCGGCGGGCACCTCCGAATCCGCGGCTTCGCTGCCGGCACCGCCACTGGAATCAGGACCATCGCTTTCCAATTCCGCATCGCCGATCTCGTCGATCAGGTGGGTGGCGAGTGACGAGATATCCGGATAGTCGAAGACGAGGGTGTTGGGCGCCGTGTAGCTGCCCGCAAGGGCGCGGTTCAACCGATTCCTCAGTTCGACCGCCATCAGCGAATCCATGCCGAGATCGAAAAATCCCACGGTGGGCGCGGGCGTGGACGACAGCCGAAGCACCGACTGCACTTCCCCTTGCAGGAAGGAAACCAGCACGTTCTCCCGCTCCGCGGAGGGTGTATTCCGCAGGCGGGTCAGGACGTCATCCGAGGAGGAATCCGTCGCCTCTTCCGTCGCCTCCTGGGCTGCCGCAAGCAGGTCCTCGAGCAAAGGCGGCCGGCTTTCCGCCGCTTCTTCGAACACGGCCCAGTCCATCGCCATGACCACGGAATGAGTCCCGTCCTGCCGGACCAGCCGGTCCATCGCCCTCAGGCCCTGCTGCGGGGTGAACCAGCGGCCGCCGAGGGCCGCGCGTTGGCTTTCGATCCGGTCCTTCTGCTCCGCCGCTTCGCCGATCTCCGACCAGGCGCCCCAGGCGATGGCCTGACCCGGAAGCCCCAGCGCCCGCCGGTGGCCGGCCAACTGGTCGAGGAACGCGTTGGCCATGGCGTGGTTCGCCTGGCCCGGATTGCCCATGACGCCGACCCGGCTCGAGAAGAGCACGAACAGATCCAGGTCCCGATCCCGGGTCGCCCGGTGAAGGTGCCAGGCGCCCAGGATCTTGGGCCGCAACACGGTCTCGAAGTTCTCCCAGCGCTGGTTCCCCAGCGCACCGTCCGACAGCACACCCACGCTGTGGATCACTCCGCCCAGAGGAGTAAGTTCACGATCCATGCGCTCGAGCATTGCGTCTACCGCGTCCAGGTCCGTCACGTCCGCCAGTTCCACCTGTACCGATACACCCCGCTCCCGGAGTTCCTGAATGGCTTCTTCGGCTTCCGTATCCGGTTGGCGGCGGCCGTTCAGCACGATCGTGCCGGCGCCGCGGTCCGCGAGCCAGCCGGCCACCGCGCAACCGATGCCGCCCAGTCCCCCTGTCACAAGGTAGGTACGATCCCGCTTCAGACGGCCCGTGACCAGCGGCGGCGGCGTCACGACGATCTTTCCGAGATGGCGGGCGGACCGCATGAAGGTCAGGGCGGCGCCCGCTTCGGCCAGCGGCCAGCGGCTGTGTATGATGGGTTTGAGTTCTCCCGAAACCAGGCGCCCCATGATTCCTCTGAGGACGCGGCCGACCCAGGCGGGGTCCGTCTTTTTCAGTACATCCAGCTCCAGGATGTCGTAGGCCACGTCAGGACGCAGCGCGGCCATTTCGTCCCCGGTCAGGATGTCGCGTCGGGCCATCTCCACGAAACGTCCATCGGGCTTGAGGCAGGACAGGCTGGCGTCGATGAACCCCTCGCCCGTCAGGCTGTTCAGGACCACGTCCACCCCTTCGCCATCGGTGGCTTCGAGGATCTCCGGTCCGAATTCCGTCGTGCGGCTGTCGTAAATGTGCTCAACGCCCAGCGAACGGAGATAGGCCTGTTTCGGGGCGCTTGCCGTGGCATGGACCTCGGCCCCCGCGGCCTGAACCAGTTGGATGGCCGCCAATCCCACCCCGCCCGCACCGGCGTGAATGAGCACTTTTTCTCCCGCCTCGAGTCCCGAGTACTCGAAGGAAAGCGCGGCAGAAACGAAGGCGCTGGGCACCGTAGCCAGCCCGGAAACGGAGAACCCCTCCGGCGCGGGCGCTACGAGGTCCCCATGGGTAATCATGAGCGGCGCGAAGGCACCGAAGCCCAGTCCCACCACGTGATCGCCCACCGAGACGGACGATACTTCGTCGCCCACCTCGGTGATGACGCCGCACATCTCCCGGCCCAGTAGACCCTCTTCGATGAAACCGAGGGACCGGAAAACATCCCAGAAATTGAGCCCAGCCGCCTCGACGGCGACCCGGACTTCCCGGGGTTCGAGCGGGCGCGGCGGGAGTGGTTGTACAAATGGTTGGTCGAACACGCCCGCCGGGTCGGGCGCCAGCACCCACTCCGGGTCTTCCGGAAAGTCCAGGCGGCCGGATTCTTCTCCCATGCGAACCAGCCGCGCCACCATGCGGCATTCCCGCCGGAAGACGATATGGTTCTCGTCGTCCGGGTACATGAGTTCATTGACGAGATCCGGATCCGGCGCAAGTTCCGCGGGATCCAGGTCCAGCATCCGTGGTTGCAGATGGGGCGCTTCGCGGGCCACTCCTTTGCCGAATCCCCAGAGGGCGGCGCCCGCCAGTTCACCGCCGAGTTCCCGTTCCAGCACCTGGGAACCGCGGGTGATGAACCAGACGCCCCTGGACGGGGTCGAATCGGTGTCGATCAGTCCCTGCACGAGTGCGAGGGCACAGGCTCCGGCACGCTGCACTTCGGCGGCCAGTTCAACCGTGGTGGCCTGCGCACCGGGGCCATCCAGGCCGGCCAGATGCACGACGCCGCTGAACGGTACGTCCTTTGGCAGGCTTTCGATCAGCGTTCGCCAAGACTCGCGTTGCCCGCATTCCGCGGTGGTCCTGACGACTCCCGTGCCGTTGGCGGCGGGCAACCCGTCCGCCGCATCGCCCTCCCGCACCAGGTATACCGCCTGGTTCCGCGCCGCCAGTGCGGACGCGAGTTCCACCGCCCGTCCGCCCCGGTCCTCGGTGAGGATCCAGGTTCCGGCAGGTTCGGACACCTTCGCCGGACCCTGGGCTACGATAACGCCTTTGTCCAGGATCGTGGACGCGTTCGATGTATCCGATGCATCCGGGCCGCTCGGTCCGCCTGGTGCGCCTGTTCCGTCCGGTCCGCCTGGTGCGCCTGTTCCGTCCGGTCCGTCGGGTCCCAGCACTTCCGCTTCCGCGAATCCTGCGTCGCCGAGGGCCTGCTTCCATACGTCGGGGCCTGCCAGCGCGTGGTGGGGCCGGTAATCGTCGGCGAACCGCCACCAGCCGTCGAGCTGTCCGAAGGTCAGGTCCATCCAACCCAGTCCGCTGAGGTTTTCGAGCGCGATCAGATGGCCCGACGGCGCGAGCAGATCCCTGCAGTGGCCGAGGGTCTCCGTCAGGTACCGTGTCGCGTGCAGTACGTTCGACGCGATCAGCAGGTCGTAGCCATGGGGTTCGAATCCCTGCTCGAACGGGTCCTTTTCGATATCCAGCGGACGATAGTCGATGGCTCCGCCACGGTCGCCGAACCGGGCTTCCGCCTCGGAGAAGAAGCCCGCGGAGATATCCGTGTAGGTGTATGCGAACCGGCCATCCGGAAGCTCGGGCAACACGGACGCGGTAGCGGACCCCGTGCCGGCACCGACTTCGATCACCCTGAGGCGCCGCCCATCCGGCAGGGTGGACACGAGGGCCTGCACCGCTTCCGTGAGCATCCTGTTCGCGGCCCGCGCGACGGGTGCTTTCAGATAGAGATCGCCCGCCGTCGGTTCTCCGCTGCTGAACAGGAGGGTCAGGGGGTCCTCTTCTCCGCGAAGCACCTCCGCCAGGGCGAGGCCGGACCGCAGGAACAGCCCGATCTCGATCTGGCCCTGGTCATACCTTTCCTTCATCCAGCCGGCGAACGCCTCGAGGTCTGCGGGCATATGTTCAGGGAGCGGATCCTCCGGACCCACGGCCACGCGGAACCCGTCGTCTATCTCCTCCATTACGCCGGACCTGGCGAGCATCTCAAAGAGCCGGCGAAAGAGGCGGGTGTGTTCGGGCAGGACGCCCAGCGCCTGTCTGAGATCGTCAGGATCCACTACCTCGCCTTTCTCACGCTGCCATCCCAGTTCCTCCAGCGACGCGAGTGCGCGGGACCACGACCATCGCTCCAGGTCCGTCAGCAGGGCATTCCGGTTCTCCGGATCCACGCCGGCGTCTGTCAGGTAGCCCGTAAACGACTGGGCGTTGCCCGCGACCTCCGAAGGACTCGGAAAGAAGTCCGCCGCTTCGATGCCGGGGGCCAGGGGGCGTTCGCGCCATACGACCTCGTACAGCAGGTCATTCACGCCCTCGACCGCCGCCAGCAGGGCCGCCCGGGTCGCCCGTTTCACCGTGTATCCGCTCAGGCGGCCGACCAAGGCGCCGTCCGGATCGTAAATCCGCATCTCGCCGCTCAGGACCTCCGGCGTCTCATCCGGATTCGTCTCGGCGCCGCGCGAGGATTCGCTCAGCAGCACGTGGCAGACCACCCGGTCCGGCAGCGGTCCCGCCAGCCACATCCGCTCCCAGCCGAAGGGCAGATAGGTCGCTCCGCCTTCGGTCTCCGCCACGTTCCGCGCAACGCCCATGACCTGGAAGCAGCCGTCGAGGACGAGCGGATGCACGTCCAACCCATCCCTGTCGTGGGATTCCGGTAAAGCAACCTCCGCAACCGCCTCACCCGGCCGGGACCATGCGTTGCCGAGCGTACGGAAGCTGGGACCGAGATCGACCCCCGTACTCGCCCGGTGGCGGTAGTAGCCCGCGACGTCCACGGGCGAGAGACCGTCTTTCAGCGATTCCAGGTCGACCTGTTTACCGGCTTCCTGATCCGGAACGCCTTGCGCAAGACGTCCTTCCACGTGAATCGTCCAGATGCCCTCGTTCCCCTTGCTGTATATCTGCAGGTTTCTGGATGAGGCCGGTTCGGCAGCATCAAGTACGACCTGTATGCTGCGGCCGTTTTCTCCTGTCTCTTCATCCTCGAAGACCATGGCGTTGTGCAACTGCATGTCTTCCAAGGAGATCGGTCCGCTCTGCTCGAGCATCGACACAGCACTCGCCATGGATCCGTACAGGGCGCCCGGAGCCAGGACGCGATTGAACACACGGTGGTCGTCCAGCCATACAGGATCGGTTGGGAACACTTCGGTCTCGAACGTAATCTCTCCGCGGGCAGACTCGCGGCGTTCCCCGAGCAAGGGGTGCCCGGCGGTGCTCCGATGCTGCCTGGACGATTCGACCCAGTGGCGCTGGCGCTGGAAAGGATAACCCGGCAGGGAGATTCTCCGTCTGGATTCCCCGGCGAAGAGTCCCTCGAAGCGTATCGGCTGTCCGGCTTCGTATACCGACGCTACCGCCTGAAGGAGACTGCCTTTATCCGTCTCTGGGGTATCGCCGGAGGGCCTGCTGAGACTGGGTACGATCGCGGGTGCCGGGGTCTGTGGCGAATCCGGCCAGGCCGATACCGCCATGGGCGCCAGGATCGCATGAGGACCGATCTCGACGACCAGGTCCACGCCGAGTACGGCCAGTGTGCCGACACTCTGTGCGAAAGCCACGGGTTCCCGGGCGTGCCGTTTCCAGTAGGCCCCGTCGAATGCGTGATCCGGCGCCACCGCCTGCCCGGTGAGATTGCTGACGACTGCAATCGAGGGAGCATTGACGGTCACGCCATCGAGTGACGCTTCCAGCGCGTCCAGGGCCGGTTCCACCAGCGCGCTGTGGAAGGCCCTGGTGGTGTTCAGCCGTCTTGCGCGGATCCCCGCCGACTCGAAATGCTTCATGACGGCTTCGATGGCGGGAACCGTTCCACTTACCACCTGGTGCGACCCGTTGTCCGCCGAGATATTGCACCCGATACCGCCGGACACCTCGGTGCTGGTTGACGCTTTGATACCTCCGGACACATCATTGCCGCCGGACGTCCCATTCAGCCCTTCCAGTTCCGATGCGACCCGTTCCGCGGGCGCAAAAACCGCGGCCATGGCGCCTTCGTCGGTACCGGACAGCAAGGTGCCCCGCGTGGCGGCGAACCGCATCCCGTCCTCCAGGCTGAATACCCCCGCGGCGTGCGCCGCGGCCAGTTCGCCGACGCTGTGGCCCATGACCACGGCCGGCTGCACGCCAACGCTCGACCAGAGGGCCGTCAGCGCACATTCCAGCGCGAAGAGCGCCGGTTGCTCCCATGCCGTGTCGTTCAGCGGTCCTTCCGCTTCGTTACGGCCGAACATTACATCCAGCAGCGAGGTCCCGCGGACCTCCTGGAACACCGCTTCACAACGGTCCAGTACCGCACGGGCCACGGGCTCCTGTTCATAAAGCGCCTGGCCCATGCCGGCCCACTGGCTTCCCTGCCCGGTGTAGACGAACGCGATCTTCGTCGGTTTCAGGGCGTGCTCGATCGGGCCCGCTTCAGTCAGTTCGGTGAGCCGTTCCCGCAATGAACCGGTGTCGTGGAAGGCAATGCCTGCACGGTGATCGAAATGGCTTCTTCCCACGCCTGACGTCCACGCCATATCCGACAGGAGCGCTTCCGGTCCAGCCTCGCCTTCGACGTCGCCGGAGTGCGATTCTTCGGCCAGTCCGGCCGGATCGGCCCGCTCTGTCTGTCCGGTCTGCCCGGTCCGCTCAGCCTGCTGGTCGAGCCAGGACAGGTAGCGGCCGGCCAGTTCGCGCAACGCGCTTTCCGATTTACCCGACAGCGGAAGCAACCGGGCCTTGCGCGGTTCCAAGTCGTCGGACGGCACAGGCGCGCCATCCATCGATTCGGGCAATGAAGCGGCCACGGCGACCGGCGATCCGGCCACCGGCGATCCGGCGACCTCGCGGCCGCTGTCCCCTGCTTCATCCGGCGCGCGGTACTCCTCCACCACGATGTGGGCGTTGGTTCCGGAAATGCCGAAGGAGTTCACGCCCGCCATGCGCGTGCGCCCGGTGGAGCACGGCCAGTCCGTCATTTCCGTGGTAACCCGTATGGGAAGGTTATCCCAATCGATACCGGGGTTCGGGTCGTGGAAGTGGAGGTGCTTCGGGATCACCCCGTGTTTTACCACCAGGGCGGCCTTGATCAGTCCGGCCACGCCCGCGGCCGACTCCAGGTGGCCGAGATTGGTTTTGACGGAACCCGTCAGCAGCGGATGATCGGCCTCGCGACCCCGGCAGTAGACTTCGGACACGGCGTCAATCTCTATCGGATCGCCCACGGTCGTACCGGTCCCGTGCGCCTCCAGGTATTCCACGTCCGTAGGTGATACCCCCGCCTGGTCCAGCGCGTCTTCGATCACCCGGATGAGTGCGGGGGTATGGGGGACGGTCAGGCCCGTGCTGGCTCCGCCGTGGTTTATGGCCGAACCGCGGATGACGCCCCAGATCCGATCGCCGTCGGCCTCCGCCTCGCTCAGCCGTTTCAGGACCACCACGCCGCAGCCTTCGCCCCGTACGTAGCCGTTCGCCGACGCGTCGAAGGTCTTGCACTGTCCATCCGGCGACAGCATCATGGAATCGGCGCGCAGTTCGTAGATACGGGGATTCAGGAGCGCTTGGACACCGCCTGCGAGGGCCAGGTCCGCCTTGCCGTGCTGCAGGTCCGACACCGCGTCATGGATCGACACCAGTGACGACGCGCAGGCGGCGTCCACCGCCTTGACGGGGCCCATCAGCCCCAGCACGAAGGCGACCCTGCCGCAGGTGCCGTTCAGGTTCGTCCCGCTCAGCGCGTAGAGACACGAGGCCGCGTCGGAGGGCCGGGTAGATTCCAGGACCAGCATGCGATACTCGTCGTTGCTGATCCCAGTGTAGACCCCGGTACGGCTGCCTTTCAGGCTGTCCGGGTCGATCCCCGCGTCTTCCAGCGCCTGCCAGCTCGTCTCCAGTGTCATCCGCTGCTGCGGGTCCAGCAACTGCGCTTCGACCGGCGAGATCCGGAAGAAGGACTCGTCGAACTGGTCGATGTCGTCTACGAAGGCGCCGTACCGGCAACCGTCGCTGATCGCCGCGCCTTCCGGGAAGAGCGTGCCGATGCGTCCGGTACCCGATCCGGGGATGCCCTCGGTCACCGCGTTCCCGCCCGCTTCAAGCAGGCGCCAGAATGAATCCAGGTCCGGTGCGCCGGGGAACCGGCAGGCCATGCCGATGATCGCGATCGACTGCTCGTGCACGGCGTTTCCCTTCGTCCTTTCCCCGGATCGATTTGCCGCTTTCTCGCTCGCCCGTGGTGGTGTTTCGATCGACATGATCGTCCCTTTCGTCTACTGGGTCTTTACCGTCAACTGAGTCACATTCGTCAGCTGGGCCCGGTCTGGATGCCATCCGCCTTGTCGAATACCGATTCCGGTACTTCCGCCATTTGCTTGATCCGCTGCAGGAACCGGGCGGCCGGCGCGCCGTCCACGATCCTGTGGTCGAAGGTCAGGCTGAGCGCCATCATGCGGCGCACACCGGACTCCCCGCTCGATTCGTCGACAACGACCACCTTCGAAACCGTTCGCCCGAGCCCGAGAATCGCACACTGGGGATAATGTATGATCGGGGTGAAGGCGTCGACATCATACATGCCCAGGTTGGTCAGGGTGAAGGTTCCGCCCTCGATCTGGTCGAGCGTCAGGCCGCCGTCCTGCGCGGCCTGAATCAGGCGTTTCGTTGTTGCCGAGACCTCCTGGAGCGATTTGCCCGGAACATCTCTGATCACGGGCGCGATCACCCCGCCGGTGGTGTCCACCGCGATGCCGATGTGGATGCCTTCGTTCAGTACCACGCCGTCGCGCCAGGAGGCATTCATGACGGGATGCTCGGTCAGCGCGACGGCGGTGATCCTGACCATCAGATCGTACCAGGACGGGCGGCAGGCACCTTCGAACAACGACGAAAGCGCGGTAACGTCCGCCTCGGTGTTCAGGGTGACCGGCGCCGTGGACTGATGGGATTCGGCCATCCGGCGGGCGATGACCTGCCTCATGTCGCCCTGGCCGGTGCCGGCCCTTCCGTCTGTCCCGTCCATTGTGCGATCGTGCCGACGGCCGGCTTCGTGTTGCCGTGCGGCTTCGTGCCGCCGGGCGTCGTCGTGCTGCCGGGCGGCTTCGAGCACGTCCCTTTCCACGATCCGGCCCGATCGTCCGGTGCCTTTCAACGACCGCCAGTCGATACCCGCGGAATGTGCCGCGCGGCGGGCCCGGGGACTGATGGCGGGGGTGCCGCTTTCGCGGTCCGTTGTCACCGGCGTGGCTTGTTCGAGTACGGTCCCGGTTCCGGGTGCGGGCTCAGGTTCGAGAAATGATCCCCCGGCGAACGCCGTTCCCTCCGCGGGTCCGACGGCCACGCCCTCGCGTCCGGCATCGTCCGACCGGTCCGCGTTTGGATCAAAGGTCTCAATTTCGTGTTCGGCAACGACGAATCCCAGGAGCGTCCCCACGGGAACGGTCTGACCAGGCGGAGGAGATGCATTCGGGATTTTCAGCGTGCCGGTCTCGAAAGACTCGACCTCCGCCGCGGCCTTGTCGCCCTCGATCGTGCATACCATTTCGCCCTGGCGAACGGTCTCGCCGTCCTGTTTCAGCCATTCGACCAGCGTGCCTTCTTCCATGTTCCATCCCAGCCGCGGCATGACGATTTCGTAGGTCATGACCCGTTCCTATTCCGCGAGCAAGTCGCGGACGGCCCGTTTGATCGCCGCACGATCCGGAATGACGGCCTCCTCAAGCGTGGGGCTGTAGGGCGTGGGCACGTGGGCGCCATTGAGCCGCTTGATCGGCGCGTCGAGTTCGTCGAATCCGTGTTCGGTCACGCGGGCGGAGATCTCCGCGCCGATCCCGCACGGCATGAAGGTCTCGTCCACGATGAGCAGCCTGCCCGTCTTCCGCACGGACGCGAGGATGGTATCCACGTCCAGGGGCGCCACGGTGCGGGGATCGATGATCTCCAGGGAAATCCCTTCGGCGGACAGTTCCTCCGCGACCTGAAGGGCATGGTGGACCATGACGGTCAGCGCTACGACCGTGGCGTCGGTCCCCTCGCGAACGACCGCGGCCTGTCCGAAGGGCACCCGGTGCTCGCCATCGGGCACGGGCCCTTTAAGGTTCAGCAGATGCCGGTGCTCCATGAAGAAAACGGGGTCCTCGCTGCGCAGCGCCGTGGCGAACAGGCCCTTCGCGTCCGAGGGATTGGAGGGCAGCGCCACGCGGAACCCCGGGATATGGACGAAGAAGGGATAGTAGCTGCCCGAATGGTGGGTCGCCGCGGAGTGGCCGATGCCGATGCAGCCCCGAAGCACCATGGGCATCTTCAGCCGGCCGTTGCTCATGTACTGCATCTTGGAGGTCTGGTTGATCAGTTCGCCCAGGCCGTCGAGGATGAAATCCATAAACATGAAATCCACGACGGGCCGGGCGCCGGTCATGGCCGCGCCCGTGCACATCCCGATGAACCCCCGTTCGCTGATGGGCGTGTCGCAGAGCCTCAAGGGACCGTGCTTCTCGTAGAGGCCGGCCGTGGTCTCGAAGTTTCCGCCGCGTTCGCCCGCGCCTTCGCCGACCACGAATATGGCGGGGTCCGCGTCCATGGCGTCGGACAGGGCTTCCCGCGCGGCTTCGGTGAAGGTCTTCTCGGTCATACCGTCTCCCGGTACACGTGGCGGTCCGCCGTGCCGCCTTCGGGCCAGGGACTGGCAGCCGCTACCCTTTCCGCTTCTTCGACCTCCGCCCGGACGTCGGCTTCGATCCGGTCCAGGTCGGACTCCGACATCGTTTCCTCGGACAGGATACGGCGCCGGAACCTCGAGATGGGGTCCTTCTCCCGCCACTCGGCGACTTCGTCCTCGGTGCGATACACGCCGGTGAGGCCCATTCCCTCGGCATGGGGACG
Proteins encoded in this window:
- a CDS encoding dihydrolipoamide acetyltransferase family protein, coding for MTYEIVMPRLGWNMEEGTLVEWLKQDGETVRQGEMVCTIEGDKAAAEVESFETGTLKIPNASPPPGQTVPVGTLLGFVVAEHEIETFDPNADRSDDAGREGVAVGPAEGTAFAGGSFLEPEPAPGTGTVLEQATPVTTDRESGTPAISPRARRAAHSAGIDWRSLKGTGRSGRIVERDVLEAARQHDDARRHEAARQHEAGRRHDRTMDGTDGRAGTGQGDMRQVIARRMAESHQSTAPVTLNTEADVTALSSLFEGACRPSWYDLMVRITAVALTEHPVMNASWRDGVVLNEGIHIGIAVDTTGGVIAPVIRDVPGKSLQEVSATTKRLIQAAQDGGLTLDQIEGGTFTLTNLGMYDVDAFTPIIHYPQCAILGLGRTVSKVVVVDESSGESGVRRMMALSLTFDHRIVDGAPAARFLQRIKQMAEVPESVFDKADGIQTGPS
- a CDS encoding alpha-ketoacid dehydrogenase subunit beta, producing the protein MTEKTFTEAAREALSDAMDADPAIFVVGEGAGERGGNFETTAGLYEKHGPLRLCDTPISERGFIGMCTGAAMTGARPVVDFMFMDFILDGLGELINQTSKMQYMSNGRLKMPMVLRGCIGIGHSAATHHSGSYYPFFVHIPGFRVALPSNPSDAKGLFATALRSEDPVFFMEHRHLLNLKGPVPDGEHRVPFGQAAVVREGTDATVVALTVMVHHALQVAEELSAEGISLEIIDPRTVAPLDVDTILASVRKTGRLLIVDETFMPCGIGAEISARVTEHGFDELDAPIKRLNGAHVPTPYSPTLEEAVIPDRAAIKRAVRDLLAE